The following DNA comes from Vairimorpha necatrix chromosome 5, complete sequence.
CGAAGTGTATCCTTAAGCATAAtacattcttttttattctcgtactttgatttatttaatatttaaaagtcTTCATATGAACACTCACTGTCCATCAACTAATCTGTTATGaatcaatttatttttttagataaaaagCTTTAAACGCAGTGTAATCAGTAGAAAtcaagttttttataaataaccATTATTTAAAGCATTTAATCGACTATACAGCTAAAGTTTCTTCCTATGTGATAGTTTACTAATTTCGCATCTCTAGGTTGCCCGGATACAAATGATATCGATAGTTCTATTCAATTACAAATTTAGTCTAATATTGCATCTAGTCCCAATGATACGTGTaaacagtaaaaaaaaattagattaTAGAATGCTTACAATATGTATAGTATTAAACtcaatgtttttttgtattattaattGGAATTCTTCCCATATATATTGGCATTTTCCTTTATTATCTGTTTTAGAGGACTGCAGATTTCTGCAcagtacaaaaaaaaacttctaTGCTAGATGATAATTCCTAATTTAATAACATCCTCCGAGTTTTTAGGTCATTTGTAGTAACTAATTCCTTTTGTTCTATATTCTATTAGTCGACTTCtataatgtaaatttttttgcctaaaatacaaattaatGCTTTCAattgttattttatctttttttaaacattgAAATAGATATATTAAACGGTATCTAAAGCTTTTTGATGCTCTCTAATAGTTTTGTAGTGTACTAAAAGATCGATGACATATAAAAAGCGTGTCTATACacctataaatattaactttatttttacttttaaacGTGTcctaatattttaaacccGTTTAATAAGtacatataaataaattccaTTAGGGTATActtattgtaatttatattttagttaAACAAGGATAGGTTCCGCGTTAGGGTCTCCTGCTTGTAGGTTGCTTTATGTTTCTATAGTCCTTTCCACATCGGCTTCGTCTCCACTCCTTCGGTAGTCCAGAGAAATGCTTTCTAGCGTCTTCTTTTGCAATTTGTCTGGGTATCCGCTTTTACCTTATTAGGATTCTCAAGTCTTGTGGTATAAAATTTGTGAAACTTAGTCACTATACCGTCCTAAGTGATTACGTAGGAAATTATTTctgtttaaaaatcatatattAGTCCTAATTCATCCTCGAGGATTCTATACTTTCTCAAAATAACGTTTTCTACTTGCTGTAACACTCTTGTGATGTGACATCTATTTCgattattctttttatctaCTACGACAATGTCtggtttattatatttgatctttatgtttttttactatcGTGTCTATTCTTATTTACATCTTTGTTGGCAACTATCTGTTGTACTGAGTGGTTtcttaatttcttcttatctgcactttatatttttcacaCAGTAATAGGTAGatacatttaaaatatcaaaatgcAGTCTCGTATAATCGTGTCCTGGCATTTTTCGCACATTGTCGCTAGATGATCCACGGCCTTTGCTGatttattacaataaaagcAATTTCCAAtcgatttattaaatatatttcggTCTTGTAGGGCACATAACTTAATTTCTGTCCTGGTATTCGTGCTACCTACCTCAAGCCACAGTGATGAATTGTTAATGTCGACTATTTCATATTCTAATGCCTTAAACAACTTTTtatgtttgttttattatttatgttgTTGTATAGGGTATTCTATTGAGCATCCGTCAGTGGTTTTTGTTCCACATCTATTAgcttatatttttcctGGACATATGCTTTAATTAGAAAAAAGTgagttttctttttttttctggcTTAATATAATAGCTCGTCTTCTGGGGCAGATATTGACCGATTGTTTGAGTCCGTTTTTACTTTAAGTAGCATGCTTTCACTTTTACACACTGCACTAGTAAGTCCTTCCCGACCGCATCGCAAAGAAAGTATAGCCTTTCTTTTCATGACGGCTGTGAATGACCTATCTGTACGTTCAATGGCATTATAATGAGTCTATCTCAGGTTCTATATCTAGTACACCAacgtaaaaatttataatttaaatagcAAATTCGAAAATTGACCTTAAGGTGTTTTTGGCGTTAAGTTTTGTACTACAAATCTAATAAGTAcataatatgtttttattttatatttaaggGCTGTATGTTCTCTGTATGATTGTTTAAGTTTGCCCCCAAAAGCTTCTTATAGATCTATTAGCCAAGTACTGGtatataaacataattgTATTAATTTATCCGGGCAGTCTATAACTTTCTAAATCTACAAGATTATTGagtttaattaaaaactaGTAAATCTAAAGCTACTTTCAAACAGCAGGGCTCGCTTTTCTTCCCACGTCAATCAGACTctataatacattttttaagtaacAATCTTCGTAGTTACACTTCCTCTTTCCTTTTCCAACCTTgtgaaattatatatagtCTTTCGACAACATTTCTCTCACATTTAAGTGTTAAATATAagataaaatcttttattccTTTGTTTTTCAAGtacaaattataaatttcgaTACCTGGATCTGAAACGATTCCTTCAGAGGGtatttactttatttttctaacCCCTAAAATATAAGGCAAAACAAGAAAAGCATGCACTAGCACTCAAATTACTactattatttaatattaaaaataccaaatttaaatacattagtcataaaattcaatttttaaatcatgttacaaatataatgcgcttttaaatttcaaagaagtttgtttataaaaattagacACACgttttacattttaaattaaataagtcgaaatatttctaaatatatagtctaatttatatctaataatttaaaattgaattttatacacaaatgtatttttatttggtatttttaagatttaaaGATATCAGTAATGTTTTTCCTTCCTTTTTGCACTACATTTtggggttaaaaaaataaagtgaaCCATCTCCGGGGAGCCGTTAGAATATCTCGGCCAAAAAATAGgatttattattgaatttttttttacaaataatacaagaatataatatttaaacttCTACAAAAATTCcatacaaataattttttgattgtGTCGGTATATAATGAACATATTAGCTTAGcatttttctaatattatttcttttatttgtaagtttacaaaattaaaaacgaaTGTGAAATAGACGCCAAAAAAGTTAGAAATAACAGGACTGAAGTCatatagatttaattgAAAGAAATATGagataataaaaacgaTTTCTCATAATTAGCAAGAAGATTgtattaaaagatttatgaTAAAGTCAAATTATCATAAAAGCTTAATTCCTAATTTATACGATGATGATACAATTAGGAAATATGAGGGTAAAGAATTAAagataatatttcaaataagATCTGGGAGTAAGCAAACAATTTATGAACGAGAAGtagtttaaattatttgggAATGATAAAAAGTGTCAAAGAAATGTCTAAACTTGAACCATAGAAAGAAACattaaagtaaaaatctAAAGTGTTTTTAAGcctataaaattattcttctctaaatttgtaaacaattattcaaaatattaaacaaaagTACACatgataaataatatgtaatttcttttaaatatgtttactttttggattttttcattttcttgagtttatttgtttgcgctttattttttttagccctttttctataaatacaatttttcTTGTTAACCCATGAACAAATtggaaaaattttttaatacacTTTTATCTTCaaattcttctttattaaaaaaatacactACAGACGAATTGACTTCACAAATCAAAGAATACGTCGATTTTACTCCTTATTTAGtccaaaatatttacaaactTCTTATTTCCAATAATTCTGATGATAGAATTAATGGTtcagaaatattaaaatctttaatgTTTCAATTTAAACTTATTacaaatttcaaaattgaatttaaaaataaaaatgaagaatatTTAAGTTCAACAGGAATCGAATTTGAAGGAAAAAACGaatttaaaagtaaaaatttttcagaacaaaaaaaaattttaaaagaaattgcAAATTTAGAACATgttgaaaataatttagttACAGAAATTGATTTCAAATTTGATAGcaaattttgtataaaaaaacaaaaaattaaagacaaaaaaatcgaaaatgttttcgatttttttgaaaatttaactaataatttgttaaattttgaatggAATAAAAGACATGGTGCATTTTTAGCTTATAATGCGATTTTCGAATCAGAAACTAAAGGTGatatagaaattaaaatagattcagaattatttaataaaatttatgaaatattaaaaaatgataaatttacagATTTTGTAGAAGATAAAGCTACTTGTCCTGTAAGAGAAGCTGCTTCTAAATTATTAGGTGGAATTTATCCAagaatttgtaaaaataatataattgaagaaataataaaatttcttgatGATGAAGATTGGCAGACACAATATTCAGGGTTATtagcaataaaaaatcttaaagattttattaataatccAACTTTCTTATGTAATAAATTGtacaatttattaaattgtaaagatgaagatgtaaaatatttagcagcagaaattttaaattttttttttgattttacagataaaaatataatttttagtaaatgtatagaaaatttaaaagataatgaagaaattaGTATTAGTAAAGTTTccattttgaatttattaaagaaatgtaataatttagaagaagtagattttttatatgattaTTTTACATCACCAATTTTAGAAGTAAGAAAAAGTGTATTAGATTTATCTAATACACTTAGAAATAATtctctaaattttttaataggtgaattaatattaatagatgaaaaagaagaaattagaaatgaagctataaaaattttaagagaAAAAGAATTGAcagaagattttttaaatcattttatgaatattttagGGATTTCTTTGTATGAGCCATACAATAcgaatttgtttgtttctTATGATGACTCATATTTCACTAAGAGTGGAATACAGAGTATAGGGAAGAATaagatattaaataatagaGTGAAGTTATTTCAAATAATGATTAGGAATAAAGGAGATATTTCTTATGTACCTAGTACATTAATAGGAGATGTGTTTTATAAGatatttaatgaaaatcaatataaggaaagaaatgaaattattagaaagcgaataaaaaaagatgaagaaaaagataatttaaatattttgtatgataaatttaaggATATCAAATTATTACCAATGAaagaattaatttttaaacttaaTAATCCTGATAAATTGTCTTTACATCCTCTAGGAGAATCAATTTTCgtagattttttaagatGGAAAAGTGTCCAGGAATACCCAAAGATAtcagaaaatttaataaatttctataaatacGAGAGAAGTGTAGAATTCTTAGAATTCTACACTTCTCTCATAATTGAAGATTATGACAAGGATCAAATTAATTTAGACTTCTTTATTTCTGaatcttataaatttctaatattagGATATGAGAACTTTCTAATATTCTTTAAGATATTTGGATTTAGAATTTTCTCTAGTGCtttttataagaataaGATCTTAAAAGATGAGAAGAAATATAAGTTCTTTAGTTTGAcgatattttattataaagaCAATTTGAAAgatttaagatttttatatgaagAAGTAATGAGTCGATATATTCAAGACAATTCTAATGacttaaataatattgacAATACTAATAACAAAGATTTTAATAACTTagattataataatactaATTTTAGTTATGACAATGTTGTTTATAGGGAAATAATTAAGGGCTTCTTGGTGGATTTAAGTTACACTGAAGATTTCATAGACAAATTCCTTGGAAATCTAAATCTCAATTTACTGGATCCTTTGATTTCTTTCATTGATCATTCATTTTACCCTGTCTTAGTCAAGCCTCTTTTAGGCTTGACTTCTTCCTCTAAACTCttctcttttataattccCAGACTCAATTTCAagataaatcaaaatatcTCGGCCGCCTGGACTTCTAAGATTTCTTCTAGTAAAGAAGACTTAGAATGTCTACtggataataaaaagataaaagattataaaatcaaatgtCCCACTACAGTAAAATTAAGGAATTATCAAATAGAAGGAGTCAGATGGATAAActtcttatataatttCAGGCTTAATGGAATATTAGCAGACGACATGGGACTAGGGAAGACAATACAAGTATTGTCATTTATATGTAGTGAAATATATAAGACAGAGAAAAAAGTACTGGTGATTTGTCCGTCGAGTTTGACGGGACACTGGAATATGGAAATTAAGACATTTTTTCCTGATATAAAATCTGGAATTTATTCTAagaaacaaacaaattcgTCCTCTGACGTCATAATAGTAAGTTATGACTCATTTAGAAATGACCACGAAGATTTCATCCAAAAAGACTggttttatataattctcGATGAAGGACACATTCTCAGGAATTCTAATACACTTCTTTATAAGAGGAt
Coding sequences within:
- a CDS encoding helicase (MOT1), giving the protein MNKLEKFFNTLLSSNSSLLKKYTTDELTSQIKEYVDFTPYLVQNIYKLLISNNSDDRINGSEILKSLMFQFKLITNFKIEFKNKNEEYLSSTGIEFEGKNEFKSKNFSEQKKILKEIANLEHVENNLVTEIDFKFDSKFCIKKQKIKDKKIENVFDFFENLTNNLLNFEWNKRHGAFLAYNAIFESETKGDIEIKIDSELFNKIYEILKNDKFTDFVEDKATCPVREAASKLLGGIYPRICKNNIIEEIIKFLDDEDWQTQYSGLLAIKNLKDFINNPTFLCNKLYNLLNCKDEDVKYLAAEILNFFFDFTDKNIIFSKCIENLKDNEEISISKVSILNLLKKCNNLEEVDFLYDYFTSPILEVRKSVLDLSNTLRNNSLNFLIGELILIDEKEEIRNEAIKILREKELTEDFLNHFMNILGISLYEPYNTNLFVSYDDSYFTKSGIQSIGKNKILNNRVKLFQIMIRNKGDISYVPSTLIGDVFYKIFNENQYKERNEIIRKRIKKDEEKDNLNILYDKFKDIKLLPMKELIFKLNNPDKLSLHPLGESIFVDFLRWKSVQEYPKISENLINFYKYERSVEFLEFYTSLIIEDYDKDQINLDFFISESYKFLILGYENFLIFFKIFGFRIFSSAFYKNKILKDEKKYKFFSLTIFYYKDNLKDLRFLYEEVMSRYIQDNSNDLNNIDNTNNKDFNNLDYNNTNFSYDNVVYREIIKGFLVDLSYTEDFIDKFLGNLNLNLLDPLISFIDHSFYPVLVKPLLGLTSSSKLFSFIIPRLNFKINQNISAAWTSKISSSKEDLECLLDNKKIKDYKIKCPTTVKLRNYQIEGVRWINFLYNFRLNGILADDMGLGKTIQVLSFICSEIYKTEKKVLVICPSSLTGHWNMEIKTFFPDIKSGIYSKKQTNSSSDVIIVSYDSFRNDHEDFIQKDWFYIILDEGHILRNSNTLLYKRISKFKCRQRLILTGTPVHNSVEDLVSLFNLLMPGYLGNIKDIPFMTSKMSDKELESVNLRLKNLNKQILPFIMRRLKVDVLTDLPPKIIRDIVVEMGPEQRQIYDNIHMKTNTIKDVYQDGNQISQDESKISQDGNQVSTKDDDLSYKSLNKSDGLKRTRDLLNATSHISYFKKSTELSCKFKGLEDIINLYGGEDIKNKILIFFQYKTTIDFVLEDFKKKFNLKYLRLDGSVPTTKRAKIAQDFNVGNIPILFLTTHIGGLGLNLTGADTVIFYEHDWNPFNDLQAMDRAHRIGQKNTVNVFRLITKNSVEEKVMNLQSFKVFIASSIVSQQNADIETMNTKDLLERFTK